In the genome of Quercus robur chromosome 3, dhQueRobu3.1, whole genome shotgun sequence, one region contains:
- the LOC126716445 gene encoding probable calcium-binding protein CML45 — MVVTNTSLFIRILDWVVEIHSFFSKLVANIFTRWKFRTKLAMSEKLLEDEKLSESDLKKVMDELGVAYNPDSDIIDQERIGAHELSQLFDEEQPSLEEVKEAFEVFDENKDGFIGATELLRVLCSLGLKEGSEVEECTKMIRAVDENGDGLIDFNEFVKFMENCFC; from the coding sequence ATGGTAGTAACAAACACTAGCTTATTCATTAGAATTCTCGATTGGGTCGTTGAAATACACAGTTTCTTCTCAAAGTTGGTTGCGAATATCTTCACTAGATGGAAGTTTCGGACCAAGTTGGCAATGAGTGAGAAGTTATTAGAGGATGAAAAACTAAGCGAATCGGACTTGAAGAAGGTGATGGATGAACTAGGAGTAGCTTATAACCCAGATAGTGATATTATTGATCAAGAGAGAATTGGTGCACATGAACTCTCACAACTGTTTGATGAGGAGCAGCCTAGCTTGGAGGAAGTGAAGGAAGCCTTTGAAGTGTTTGATGAAAACAAAGATGGATTCATTGGTGCAACAGAGTTGTTAAGAGTTTTATGCAGTTTGGGCCTTAAAGAAGGGTCAGAAGTAGAGGAGTGCACAAAGATGATAAGAGCAGTAGATGAGAATGGAGATGGATTGATTGATTTTAACGAGTTTGTGAAGTTTATGGAGAATTGTTTTTGCTAA